The genomic interval AACAATAATAACCTCATAGGCTAATAAAATTTTTTTGGTCTGTCGTTTTTTTCCTAGTTAGAAGTTTTTCTACATTAATTTTTGTGTTTCTAGtttcattgttttcttttaattcctctattgtttttctctttattcCTATCGTAATAGTGGGAGGTTTTTCCCAATATTTTTTATCAATCGAATATGTGGTTTTTCGTCATAAAGTATTGTCGAAGCAAGAACAAGGGATGAGAATTTGGAGAGTGAAAGAGAAGAGAAAGGAAGTGAGACCTAGTCCGCATGCAAAAGAATccattttagtaattttaaaagGTATAGTTCATTTTCGATCCAAAATTTGGGTCATGCACACGACCAACCCCTAAATAGACTATCCTTCTCTATTTAGCCATAGTCCCCACCACTCGTATTTCAAGCTTCAAAGTAGAGCCAACACCACAAGAAGTAAAAGTGCAGTAATGGATTAAAAGCAAACCATGATCTTTGATAAAAATacacttttttttccttgatAGAAATCGATATCTGTTAGGCAACAATTATTAGAGACCAGCCAAAGTTGATGGGAGATTCAACAAATTGCTATGCTAGATAGTGGAATTTAAAGCATTCCCTTTccttttttataacattttgagGCGAAAACCAAGCAGCTTACAAGTGGAAAGATTCAATATCTCTAAAAGGTGATACCTTTAATTTTACAACTTTTTTAAAAGTTCTCCTTGTGAAAACGAAACCTTGTTGATCTTGAACTATCGCTGAAGTTTTTGCAGTGACCACGTAATACCTTCACAAGACTGTATGTTCCACAGTAAAATACACCTGCAACCAACAAGAATTTGTTGAATTACCACTCCCATTACAGGAGTTCACACATAAGAAGCAAAATTTATCGGTAATAGACtcttattagtgatagactctaTTACTGATAAACTTCTACCAACTCTCCGAGTCTATCATTCATAGACTCCGAGAGctaaatctaaatttttttatatctaCAAATTTTTTTGCATTAGGATATAACTGTTAATACTATGtctgattgctatatttgcaactttCCCAAAGTTGAGAATGAGGTTTCATTTGTTAATGTTGTTTCTCACCTATTTCAGAACCTTTGTGTTTAGATGCCAACCCTGCAAAAACTTTCTCCCAGTTCGGTCTTGCAAAGTGAGTCCTTATCTGTGATACAGATGTGTTAACAAACACATACAAACATGCACCATGATGATAGAAAGAGGAGTTTTcttggaaaattttgaattgatcAGTTCATGATTACCCGGCTTCCTGAAACAACGTCCACTTCTTCACCTCTAGATTGCTGAATTTGTTGCAGCATGGTGATGAGCACGGATCGTGCGTCTCCTTCCTCGTGCACACAACTTAAGTGGTTGTGCATTTCTATTATTTTCTGAAATTATTCAAATGAGATAAAGTTGATTAAATGTTAGTAGATTGGATATAGAATTgaatgattttcttgtttaaACACTGTTGACGTACGTCGTGATCGTACTCTGCAACGTCATCCATGACACCTTTAAACCAATCAAATGATGCCTGTTCCTTTGTCACCCAATAGAAATATGCTCTCTTCGGGACCTTTTGAGCATCAGTCTGCAATTATGCTTGGATTAGTTCCCATGGTaacatttcttttttcaacaaaattatcAAACAGTTTATTTTGCTTTACTTACAGTGTGGGAGTCACTTTTTTTTATGTGGTTTAATAAATCTTTCAAAATGCTGATCATTGGAGTAGCCCCAATTCCAAGGCCTATGAGCAATAGAATATCGTAATTCTTGTAACTTTGTGCTGGGGCTCCATATGGTCCTTTGATCAAAATCTGGGGATATTGCTTCCTGCAGACACAAAACGAAGATGCTTAACTAATTCTGTATTGAAAATGCCTCGCAAAATAACTCGGAAAGAAACTAGTTTTCACTCACCTTGATTCTGAAGGAACGTAATCTGAATATAATTTAGTTTCCTGTCTAACGATACCACCCTTCTTCCTCTTTATACTGTCAGGATCACAGACCTGCATTGCCTCTGTATTTAGTGTGTAGAAATGgatataaaaagagaaaaatgtgatgAACTCTATCCCACATTCTCCGGGCGAATTTAACACTATCAGAAAACACAAACAAATAAAGGGCACAAGAGCTTGACAGttgaaataaatttattacCTTTTGAAATCTGTTTCTGAGCTCAGTTGTCCAATCTCCTACTGCTTGTATATGGACACTCAAATAGTCATCTCCTGGTGCAGAAGTGATAGAGAATGGATGCCTgtattcaataataaaaaatctcaattcaagTTATCATTCTCCCATACATCCTTAAATAATCAACTGCTAAACATAAATagttcaaatataaaatattaccattcaaattttgatatatcCGGGCACTTAACAAACATATACATTCCACTTTTTTCGTACTCAAATCCTGGAGGTTTTGTCAGGTATAGTGCTAGAACATTTCCTTCATACACTACCCCCTGAAAAAGTCCAAGAAAACCAGAAGAATTCGTTTAGTTTTCTCGGCTGAACCTCCGAGAAAAGATAAATGATTTGCAAATCTCTGCACCTTTATCACATTAACTTGATCATAAAATTCGTAGAATTTTATAAGAAGTCTCTCAATCACATACAAAAATACTGGAACTGCAACGTACATCCATGTCTGCAAATGAAGAGATGTGATAAAAGATCGTTGTTAAAATTCACTGATTTGTTCAATTTGAACTATTCTTTTGCTCATTCATTGATTATCCTTCCTGAACTTGCCATTGTTAATAGGAATGAAGACATTAACATTAGATTAGCAGCAATACGATGGCAATAGACTTACCGTTTTCTTGTACCATTCCTGAACCAGGAATATGAAGTAGCCATGAATGATCAGTAGGACATAACAGAGAACAAGCAAATGATGTGCATACCAGAAGGCATTGAAGCCTGCCAAATGTTGAAGCAGTGGAGGTAACTTGTCTTTATGCCTCCTGAATAAAGGAGTTGCCAATGTAAAGCAAAAGGCCATTATCATGATCATGAGGATTCCTGTAACACCGGGAATACTTGCAACCAAGTCAGAGTAACTTGGCttcttgaaatcaaaatttgaccCAAGAATTGCCATGAATTTGTTGTTTGGGCATGAGATCAATCTTGGAAAATCACAGGCTAAGTGCATTATGACATGAAGGAAAGTACCCACTGCAATGGCTACAGCAACCACCATATGGAAATGGATATGATCATCAAAAGGGAAAATGGAGTTGAGACGTGTGGATCTAAGTTTGGTTAATGTGCCTCTacaaacaagaaacaaaataaGAGCCATATTGAATTTAAGAGTCTCAGCTGCTCCCTTTGCAACACTAACACAATAACCCATCACTTCAAACACCCCCTTTTCTCTATACTCCATGAATTTCCAAGCAAATAGACCCAAATTTATTGCTAGCCACAGTATCAAAACCCAGATTCTTTTCCAATTTGCAATTATAGCTTCTTCTGTTTCCTTCAGAAATTTGCTGGCTGGAGTTTTGCATCTTCCTAGAATCAGGGCTGATGCCTGAAGTTTAGAATCTTGGCTCTGcaaccttttttcttcttcagagTTCCACATTGCCTTCACTAGAGTTTCCATATGCTCAATCTGTTTAAACAAACAAACCGACATCATTaagagagaaggaaatttcatctttcttttcttcttaaacAAGTACCTCAATAAATCCATTGCGGTCTGGATCAAGCTCTTCCATGATCAGAGATACGAACGTTTCAGCTTCTTTCTCGAGGTTTTTCAATTTGTTTGCAGAAGCACTCCACTCCAGTACCGCCTTCACCTCTTCCCTCGAGATCTTCCCGTCGCCATTTTTGTCACACCTGAAAACACACAGTTGCTTCAGAATCTCCATTTCAGAACGAAAGAGATGTAAGAGAGTTTCATACAAGTCAAAGAATATCCGAAGCCGTGAATCTAGGTCTTCTTTTGTTAAGTCTTCCCAAAACGCTCTCAATTCTTGCAGCGTAATCCCTTTCGCTCCCATTATCCCTCTTCTTCTTGCCAATACATCATACAGTTCCCCACCAAAATCCGTTGAATCCTTTTTCATCCCTAAATAAGAAATTCCAAATACTAAtttagccaaaaaaaaaataaaaataaaaaaatggagattaATCATAGAGAGAGGACTAGAACTTCACCAATGCAGGCTCCAAATTTGTCTCTGGAAAGTTTTCCATTAGGAGCTTGTTGACGAAAACGCTTCTCAGTTGCCTTCCatgcttcctcttcttttccgTCTTTGAAACGTTCCAGAAACCTCAACATGTTAAATCCCTTCCGTCGTCTTCTAATTCCAACGACCGGCTGAGAAGTCTCGACGACGGTCTTCTTCACATCATCATTGCAGTTTCTCTGCTTCGCGTTCACTTGGTTTAAATCTCTTAGTTCGGCGGTTTTCTCATCGGTCACCATGTGATCGATTTCAATGCTCTCCAGTACGCATTCTCCTGGATTCTGTTTCACCGTTTTTTTACATGAGCACTCCATCAGCGTTTTTCTTCAGAATtacaaagaaaaacaatggAGAAATGAGCTGCAGAGTTGAGATTTGGAGTTTTAATTTGTGGTTATGGAGATTTGAAAGATGAACAGAGTGTTCGAAGGAAGGTGGAATATCATGGCCAGCCTGAAAGTGGTGGTCGACGTCGAACTGTCCAGTGCGAGTCAATCTCGAACGAGAAGtctatataaataataaatttaaatcctATTGTATTGGtacttttattttggtttttttttcaaagacaaataataataataacaactagGTGTATCACCACATATATatcattaaattatttaatcataATTTGTCACATGTCAAAAATTATATGTGTACGATGATAGTGTGATACGTCCAAGTATTActgttatttctttattttattagttaGGGTACAAATCTTTAACTTCCCACACATATTTGATGTTGACTTATTTGACATGGTCAtcgttttaaaagttttatttcattttctacttttcttttcttcttttattcaataaataaaaataaaaaattaaatcatcaaAGTAATTGATGTCTTATCTATTAAGTTATCTCAAATTcacaattcatttttttatatagtttggttttttgttttcttgatatTGTCACAACTTAATTgagtataaatttattttaaaatttataaatataaattaaaacaacTCATCTCTTTTAGGTCCCTTTTTATAAGGTGTATCAACTAAATTGAGTATTTTATGAACcaaactataaaatataaaagtatcaaagaaaaaagtcaaaaaatatagagactaaataaAAGTTGAAGGAAATAACTTTATAGTTTTAAGAATTTTCAaagtatatgtttttttttttatctttcaaaatgTATCATTTCAGTCTCTAAATTTAAATGTGTAtggagtattttttttattattgttttaaattatgatattatactttttataagaaaataattaacaaaatttaTCTATTGTATCTCGTTATTTCCTCTTTCCCATCTTCTACTTCCTCTCTCATTCTACTTTCTTCTTATTTGATCATCATCCAATTAAAGAAGAACGAGAAAGTGACAACGATATCATAAACTTTTTGTGGAGCACTTTGTGAAGACCTAATCGTACAATGGAGGTCCTAGTAGTGCCGTAGAGAATCCAAGGAGGACTCCTGTAGAGGATCTAACAATATCATAGAGTCCTAGTTGTAAACCCCCTAAACTTGTTTTATTGGCTAATTATGTTTAAGTTCTCTTAATTATGTAATTAAGCTCTTGTAAGTATGTActtataatgtttgtattatttgAAGCGTGTAGGAAGCTcaatgtatgtatatgtatgattGAATGAGGGAAAATATTCTAAGTGTTAGGAAGCTATACTCTCTGGTACTTAAAGGATAGGAAATATGTCTGGCGTGAAATGTTAAGCTCTCAGGTGAAGTAGAAAGAAGTTAACACTTAGAGGAAAGTAGGAATTTTATGCATTAGAGCTATGACACGCTATGGGGCCAGCTTTGTTGGCGACCAAAAGTCCAAAGGGGACATTATGGCTAAGTATAGCTATATAGTACGTGGAAGGTCATGGAAGAAGTAAAATGGCTCTTGCATGACAAGGAAGCATTGAGGTTGGTATAGAGGAAGTATACAACCAACCTTGTTTGTAAATAGTAAAGGCTAAGTTGACAAACGGGATGGTTGTGGACCAATGCGTCGAAGGTGACGTTCAGAGGGTACAACGTTGAATAGGAGTATGCGATGACGAAGAAAATGCTTAAGTGGCCGTAAGCCCATGCGAACGGAGTTAGGTTGGAGTGCacagcttaattaattaataaatgggATACGTGGCAGCATTAGAAACGTTGGATTGAAGATTAACATGCCAAGTGGCATTTAATTAAGATGAGCCTACATGCAAGCCTAAGTATAAATAGGCCTTGCGAAGAAAATAACTATTTTGCCAAAAAATTTCTCACACTTAGAGGTAGTGTTATTGCCATATGAAATCTTGGAAGGAATTGAAGAAGTTCCTGGCAAGTTCGAGAGATTAGGGGGATTTTTAGTTTATTCAGAGGAATTAATGCTCAAATTCTAAGGTAGGAGAGTTTAAATGTTTATGGGCAAATTCACTAAAGGAAATCTAGTTAGTTAAAGACGAGAAGTAGAGTTATGGAATCTAAAAGATTGAAATCTGAAACGATATTATGGATGAATAAGTAGGCAGCTACGTCTGAAGAATAAGCAAGCAGTTGACCAACCGATGATATGTGTTGGTGTGAGCATTGACATAGTATTCACAGTCAAGGCGCATTAGGTACCTAGCATAGTGTATGCTCATCACATAGGCTAAGAAAGGTATTTTAGTGCCTATCTGAGCACTGTGAGGAAGGATCGCCATTCTTTAGCCAACCTATAAGGTAAAACGCTAAATATAGCTGATGCGATGAGATGGTTAGGATGCAATGAAATTAGGCATGTTGCGATGAATTACTAGTATGTGATGAAGTTAAGTTTATGCATTAAGCTCAAACAGGAGCTGATTATACTGACCAAGAAACTTTTCCTTATTTCAAGGTAGGAGCACTTATAGACCCTTGGATAAGTAGCTTAAAATAGTGAGtgactagttttcaaaatgtttgcTAAGTGTTTTACTTATGAATTTCCAACGTATAGTCATCTTTGTTTTGATGTCCCAACGCATGCTTCTAGTAAGGGAGTTAAACAcattttgatgatttaaaagagttttttttttcccacttgTAACTTCCATGTGCTTCACTTGAGTTTTATCCCATGATTTAACATTTGAATGAGCTATCTAGTGATTCTCTTAAGTATGATAAGTATGATGTTTTAAGATGTTCACTTGTATGTTTAATACATAAAACCTACTCTTAAGTATTAGTATCGAAGGTATAGTAAGGTACCCAGCTGCATGACGATCCTTGCTactgaaggtatggtaaggtaagcAAGAACCTACTCAGTTTTCTGTGCACATAAGATCTATGTTATCGATGTtgatgagatcgagcaaaagagctctctctcaactaaggttattagggattgagcaaaagagctCTCCCATGTGTTCAGGCAAAGGAGTAGAGGAATTTTATAGTGAATGTTGATGAGTTTATTCCAAGGTTTTACATGCTATGATTtacattttctaaattttattccCGGATCCTGGAATGTAAATGTAAATTTTTGTTATAATCATGTTTACATCATGAGTTACATAGGtatatttcttttaaagaagTCACTCACTGGTCGTTTTAAGCTCACCCTTCTTTCAATATTTTCCTCCTCAGGTAACGGCCGACATCTCGAAGCCTAGTAGTTCTGTCAGTGTCACTTCTCAGAAACCTCTGAGAATTCGAAGTTTAGGTGGCTCATCATGTCTTGTTAATTTTGGTTCTTATGTTCATATTGAGGAAGTCAGGGTAGAGTTTTTATAACTGTTGTAAATAAACTTATTGGATCTTGTAACAGTGATGCATCTATATAAGTGTTTTGCTATATGAAAATCTGTATGTTTATGTGGTCGGTTATAGGATACAAATTGTTTATCAAGTACCAAGAGCATTGGTTCATGGAAGTATGTTGACATAAATTATCATAAGAGAGTTAGCAATTATTGTCTTCACAATTATGAGAGTAAT from Benincasa hispida cultivar B227 chromosome 10, ASM972705v1, whole genome shotgun sequence carries:
- the LOC120089320 gene encoding putative respiratory burst oxidase homolog protein H, giving the protein MECSCKKTVKQNPGECVLESIEIDHMVTDEKTAELRDLNQVNAKQRNCNDDVKKTVVETSQPVVGIRRRRKGFNMLRFLERFKDGKEEEAWKATEKRFRQQAPNGKLSRDKFGACIGMKKDSTDFGGELYDVLARRRGIMGAKGITLQELRAFWEDLTKEDLDSRLRIFFDLCDKNGDGKISREEVKAVLEWSASANKLKNLEKEAETFVSLIMEELDPDRNGFIEIEHMETLVKAMWNSEEEKRLQSQDSKLQASALILGRCKTPASKFLKETEEAIIANWKRIWVLILWLAINLGLFAWKFMEYREKGVFEVMGYCVSVAKGAAETLKFNMALILFLVCRGTLTKLRSTRLNSIFPFDDHIHFHMVVAVAIAVGTFLHVIMHLACDFPRLISCPNNKFMAILGSNFDFKKPSYSDLVASIPGVTGILMIMIMAFCFTLATPLFRRHKDKLPPLLQHLAGFNAFWYAHHLLVLCYVLLIIHGYFIFLVQEWYKKTTWMYVAVPVFLYVIERLLIKFYEFYDQVNVIKGVVYEGNVLALYLTKPPGFEYEKSGMYMFVKCPDISKFEWHPFSITSAPGDDYLSVHIQAVGDWTTELRNRFQKVCDPDSIKRKKGGIVRQETKLYSDYVPSESRKQYPQILIKGPYGAPAQSYKNYDILLLIGLGIGATPMISILKDLLNHIKKSDSHTTDAQKVPKRAYFYWVTKEQASFDWFKGVMDDVAEYDHDKIIEMHNHLSCVHEEGDARSVLITMLQQIQQSRGEEVDVVSGSRIRTHFARPNWEKVFAGLASKHKGSEIGVFYCGTYSLVKVLRGHCKNFSDSSRSTRFRFHKENF